One part of the Sneathia vaginalis genome encodes these proteins:
- the glyS gene encoding glycine--tRNA ligase subunit beta, whose amino-acid sequence MKFLFELGVEELPSRYVDISEKALKKEVEKELKENRIHYESIESFSTPRRLALRINGMDEMQQDLNEEKIGPSTSVALKDKKPTKALLGFLSSNNLGENDYSIVNTPKGEYIKIKKYIKGKKTEEILKDILDKALKSLEFEKTMKWGSNTFRFVRPIKWIVALIDNKVLDFTFEGVKSGNITRGMRIFKSQEIQIDDIDSYEKLLEENYVIVSHDKRKQMIIDQIHTNCDTEEKKTQIDEKLLKEVVNLVEYPYAIMGSFDKSYLVLPEDLITITMKTHQRYFPVRFADGKLANNFVVIRNAPMYSESVKLGNEKVIIPRLADSKFFFDEDLKHKLSDNVEKLKNVMFQKDMGTIYEKMQRSTEIAKFLNADSDTLRTIYLAKADLVSNVINEKEFTELQGMMGGIYAEKTGENEVVSKAIPEHYMPRFQGDKLPGTIQGAIASIADKLDTSIGAFCVGLKPTGSKDPYAIRRATQGICLVALDKKLDVDYLQLIDKAYNIFKGNKEVKYAKALEEYKTYFKQRLENVLSDMYDRDLVSYVINNETNFKNLLVKLDKLKTLENTDKFTDLINVLKRVKNILKDVKTTEINSDLIREKEEKALLEVLLTLKDKDFSSTIDILLENKDVINNFFNNIKINVEDVEMKNNRLALLNNILKTTGNIIEI is encoded by the coding sequence ATGAAATTTTTATTTGAATTAGGTGTTGAAGAATTGCCTTCAAGATATGTAGATATATCTGAAAAAGCTTTAAAAAAAGAAGTCGAAAAAGAATTAAAAGAAAATAGAATTCATTATGAAAGCATAGAATCATTTAGTACTCCAAGAAGACTAGCTTTAAGAATAAATGGCATGGACGAAATGCAACAAGATTTAAATGAAGAAAAAATAGGACCTAGCACTAGTGTTGCACTAAAAGACAAAAAGCCAACAAAGGCATTACTTGGATTTTTATCTTCAAATAACTTAGGTGAAAATGACTATAGTATAGTAAATACACCAAAGGGTGAATATATTAAGATAAAAAAATATATAAAGGGTAAGAAAACAGAAGAAATATTAAAAGATATTTTGGATAAAGCTTTAAAATCATTAGAATTTGAAAAAACTATGAAGTGGGGTTCTAATACTTTTAGATTTGTAAGACCTATAAAATGGATAGTGGCACTAATAGATAATAAGGTACTTGACTTTACATTTGAAGGAGTTAAATCTGGAAACATTACAAGAGGTATGAGAATATTTAAGAGTCAAGAAATACAAATTGATGATATAGATTCTTATGAAAAGCTATTAGAAGAAAACTATGTAATAGTAAGTCATGATAAAAGAAAACAAATGATAATTGACCAAATACATACTAATTGTGATACAGAAGAAAAGAAGACACAAATAGATGAAAAATTATTAAAAGAAGTTGTAAACTTGGTTGAATACCCTTATGCTATAATGGGTTCATTTGATAAGAGTTATCTTGTACTTCCAGAAGACTTGATAACTATAACTATGAAGACACATCAAAGATACTTCCCTGTAAGATTTGCTGATGGTAAGTTAGCAAATAATTTTGTGGTAATTAGAAATGCACCTATGTACTCAGAAAGTGTTAAGTTAGGTAATGAAAAAGTAATAATACCAAGACTTGCAGATTCTAAATTCTTCTTTGATGAAGACTTAAAGCATAAATTAAGTGATAATGTAGAAAAGTTAAAAAATGTAATGTTCCAAAAAGATATGGGAACTATATATGAAAAAATGCAAAGATCAACTGAAATTGCTAAATTTTTAAATGCAGATTCTGACACATTACGTACTATTTACCTAGCAAAGGCAGACTTAGTTTCAAATGTAATAAATGAAAAAGAATTTACAGAATTGCAAGGTATGATGGGTGGTATTTATGCAGAAAAAACAGGAGAAAATGAAGTTGTTTCAAAAGCAATACCAGAACACTATATGCCAAGATTCCAAGGAGACAAATTACCAGGAACTATACAAGGGGCTATAGCTTCAATAGCTGATAAGCTAGATACAAGTATAGGGGCATTTTGTGTTGGTCTAAAACCTACAGGTTCAAAAGACCCTTATGCTATTAGAAGGGCAACACAAGGTATTTGTCTTGTAGCACTAGATAAAAAATTAGATGTAGATTATTTACAATTAATAGATAAGGCATATAATATATTTAAGGGGAATAAGGAAGTTAAGTATGCTAAGGCATTAGAAGAATACAAAACATACTTTAAACAAAGATTAGAAAATGTTTTATCTGATATGTATGATAGAGATTTAGTTAGTTATGTAATAAATAACGAAACTAATTTCAAAAATCTTTTAGTTAAATTAGACAAATTAAAGACATTAGAAAATACTGATAAGTTTACTGATTTAATAAATGTATTAAAGAGGGTAAAAAACATATTAAAAGATGTTAAAACAACAGAAATTAACTCTGATTTAATAAGAGAAAAAGAAGAAAAAGCTCTATTAGAAGTCTTATTAACCCTAAAAGATAAAGACTTCTCAAGTACTATAGATATTTTACTTGAGAATAAGGATGTAATTAATAACTTCTTTAATAACATTAAGATAAATGTTGAAGATGTTGAAATGAAGAACAATAGATTAGCATTATTAAATAATATTCTAAAAACAACAGGGAATATTATAGAAATATAG